In Cicer arietinum cultivar CDC Frontier isolate Library 1 chromosome 7, Cicar.CDCFrontier_v2.0, whole genome shotgun sequence, the genomic window AAACAGCTTCTTCTGACCAATGGAAATTATCCTTCTTTAATAAATCAGTAAGAGGTTTTGCTAACTTGCCATAATCCCTCACAAACCTTCTGTAATATCCTGTTAAGCCCAAGAACCCTCTTAGTCCTTTAATGTCAGTTGGAATTGGCCAATTTTGCATAGCTGCAACCTTAGATTTATCAGCTGAAACTCCTTCTCCTGAAATTATGTGGCCAAGGTATTCCAAACTCAATTGaccaaaactacattttttctTATTGGCCTTGAGTGAATGTTGAGCTAACAATTCTAGTATTTGCTTTAGATGAGAAACATGTGAAGACAAATCGGGGCTGTAAACCAATATGTCATCAAAAAAGACTAAAGCAAATTTCCTTAAAAATGGTTTCAATACCTCATTCATTAAGGCTTGAAATGTAGAAGGTGCATTTGATAGACCAAAAGGCATTACCAAGAACTCATAGAGGCCTTCATGAGTCCTAAATGCAGTTTTTTCCACATCTTCCTCTTTCATTCTGATTTGGTGATACCCAGCCTTTAGATCCAGCTTAGAAAACACGCTAGCTCCATGTAATTCATCAAGAAGCTCTTCTATAATGGGAATAGGAAACTTGTTTGGAATTGTTATCTTGTTTAAAGCCCTGTAGTCTACACAAAACCTCCATCCTCCATCCTTTTTCTTGACTAAAATCACAGGACTGGAATAAGGGCTAATACTAGGTCTAATGACCCCTGCTTGTAACATGTCGCCCACTAACTTTTCAATTTCTGACTTCTTATAATGTGGACATTTATAAGGTCTCAAATTGGGAACCTCAGCATTCTCCTTTAAGTGAATAGCATGATCATGCTTTCGCTTTGGAGGTAATCCTTGTGGGTCCTGAAACACCCCTTCAAACTCTTGCAACACTCCCATTAATTCCTTGGGTAACATAGGTCTTTCCTTGTTTGTATCTGGCTCTTCAATGCAATGTAGTAACAATCCATGCCCTTCTTGTTTCAGAACTTGCATAAATGCACCAAAGTGTAATTGAGTTTTTGCTAGAGAAGGATCTCCAACAATTTTGACCCATTGTTTGCCTCTCCTCAAAGATAATTCAAGTTTTCCAAAATCAGCCTTCACTTCCCCCAAACTGGCTAGCCAATCCAGCCCCAAAACTATATCCACACCTTTCAAGCTAAACAGATAAAAATCCTGTTCTACTTCCAGCTCTTGTATCGCAAGTTTTAGCTTCTTACACTTTCCTTGACATCTCACTTTATGACCATCCCCCACCTCTACCGAGTAAGTGAGTGTTGGTTCCACCCTCAGCTGCAATTGAGAGACAATTTCTTGTGATATGAAATTGTGTGAGGCACCACAGTCAATTAAAATGATCATAGATTTCCCATATAACTCCCATGAAATTTTCCAGGATTTGGATGAAGTTAAGCCTGCCATGGAACATAAGGATAGGTGAAGAGCATTAAATTGTTTTGAAACCAAGTCCTCTTTATCCTCCTCTTCACTACTATCTTCTTCCTCCActattaacattttaaactgCTTGTTCTTGCATCTATGCTCCCTGGAATAAGGCTCATCGCACCTGAAACATAACcccttttctcttttttccctCATTTCTTCTCCTGTTAAGTGTTTGAACTCTCCCCCTCTGCTCCTATTTCTTTCATTCATATTTACTGATCCCGAGCTATTAACAACACTACCACTAGCAGGACGATCAACTTTTTTATCAGCAGTATTCTTAGAATCAACAGTTACCACCTTGCTGAAAGAATTATTTCTTGTAAAGCTAGTCGGTCTAGAATAGTCAGTGCTCCCcttcttattcaaaataatatttttctgttCTATCATTAGGGCTTTTTGAATAACATCAGTAAGGCTTTTTAGTTCAAACAATCTTACCTCTACCTGAATTTCTTCCTTTAATCCATTCAGAAAAATGCCCTTAGCAAATTCTTGATCAATTTCTCTTATAGCGCCAACATACTTCTCAAATTCCTCCACATACTTATCCACTGTACCAACCTGTTTCAAAGATAGCAACAATTCAAAAGGATTTTGAAATATTGATGGTTGAAATCTCCTTATGACAGCCACCTTGAAAGCATCCCATGAAGGATTTGGATTGCACCTCTCCCACCATTGAAACCAGCTTAAAGCTCTTCCTTCCAATGCTAACAGAATCGCCTGCATTTTCTCTTCTTCTTGGACCACTTGCAACGAAAAATAGCGATCTAGCTTGCGTGTCAAACCAAAAGCGTCCTCACCGGAAAAAATTGGGATTTCCAATTTCCGCCAACGATTTTGCCCTTTCTCCCTGATGCATTCACGATCTCCGATCTCACTGCCTCCATCACCATGATCGTCATCAGATCGCACTCCTAATTTGCTTGCGATTGCAGCAAGCAATTCTTCGGTTTTCTTCGTCCTCGCTTCATTTAGGTCAAGCCTCATGCGTATTTCTTCTCTCTCTAAATTCCAATCATCCGAAGAACGAGCCATGTTTCTCGTCAAAACCATACGCAATCGCAGCGGAAACAACCGATCACAGGACACCAGAATCGGTGTCTCTGATACCAGTGTTACAACTGGTAACTCAGAGAAGAGGAATTAGGGATAGAATAGAAGAATGCTATTCAGAATCAAGGTGATTCTGAATTGAATGTATTATTTCGCAATGAAGAACACGTTACAAGCTTAGAGAAGAAAATTCCTGATTCCCTATGGATCAGTCCAACCAATTCTACTTCTTCCCTAAAAAACCCCCCCTAACTGCTCCTAACAGATTGCTATTTATAGTAATCTGTTTTGGCTCCAATTTCTAATAGAATGACAGCTAAGCTAAAAAgaaaactaactaactaacattCTTTTTATTCCTTCTCACATATACATTCCCAAACCTATTTTTATTCGTATCACTCAGCCAGTCCTtgctaataatttattttgtaaaaaaggaATATGACCCTGTTAATGTATGATTATGGTGGGTTGAGTATATCTGACCACCTTACGCACTGTATTTTAGGAGTTTCAGACATGATTATTCAATTGCTTTGACGTTCTCGATCTTTTGAGAAACTGTTCCTACTTATTTATAACAAGTCTTTGTTTATACTTTTTTCTCATGCAAATAAAAGTAAACttatttgcaaaaaataaataaaataacatttatgaaTTCAAATAAAAGATTCACCATATTTAGAATTCTGACATGTTACCTTAGATTTTATTTACTGCTGTATATTATATCTTCTTGCTTGATTTCATAGTTTACACTCATTCTTGGCTAGTTTATCCTTGACATGTAACTACATTCTGAAAATGCAAAGATTACCATGAAATCTGGCACGCCAGTTTATTTTGATATCCTGAAAGGCATGGGATTTTCTGGTGTTTTCATGTGATAGATTTAGGACTTCGACAACCAAGGCTGGAAGGTGAAGAGTATCTATCAATTGTTGATGAATTCATGGAAGCAGTTCATGCTCGATGGCCCAAGGCTATTGTGcaggtttgtttgtttgtttgttttttcctCATTTCTCTAGTGATTTGAAGGTATATATTTATTCTATCATTTTAGATTTcatcaattattaaattttgttactAAATTTGCTGTGTCAATTTTATCAGTTTGAAGATTTCCAAATGAAGTGGGCATTTGAAACCCTGAAACGATATAATAAAAGGTTTTGCATGTTTAATGATGATATACAGGTGAGAAAGTGACATCAAATATTGATGATGTAGAAAATCATTAAGGTGTTTCCAATGCTGTATGTTATTGAAGTAGCTATTGAAACATCAATATTACTGTATCCTACAGGGCACTGCTGGTGTTGCACTTGCTGGATTATTGGGAACTGTTAGATCTCAAGGTCGACCGTTGTCTGATTTTGTGAACCAAAAGATAGTTGTGGCTGGAGCTGGGAGGTACTTGCAAAACTGATTGTGATGGGCATAATATTGGGTGTCCAGTTTCTCTTGTTTTATCACATGCCTCATTATTGCTACTTTTTGCCTGGATTGCAGTGCAGGGTTAGGGGTTCTGAAAATGGCCATCAATGCAGTTGCAAAGATATCTGGCTGCAGTGAAACAGCTGCCAAAAGTCAGTTCTTTCTGATTGATAAAAATGTATGCTTGCAAAATAATAATGTGTTGACtttcatattcatatagataACAAAATGTCTATTTTGATTGTGATTGACTAAACTTCTAATTCAAAcgggtttttttttataattttttatcataatattCTTTGTCTTGATTGATTTGTTTTCATACCCAATGTTTgcatataaaagaaataaataactGTGTTGTGTGCAATCAATTTGTGTGCTGTTATTTCATGTTGGGCTTTTATTTACTTAAGCTTGATAACAATGCCATCTTCATACACAGGGTCTAGTCACAACAGAAAGGAACAATCTAGATCCAGCTGCAGCTCCATTTGCTCAAAATCCAAGAGACATAGATGGGCTTACCGAGGGTGCTAGTATAGTTGAAGTGGTAAATGTTACAGGATTCATCGAGAAAAACTCTATTTGAGCCAAGGCTTTACTCTTATGATATTGAAAAGAGTCCTTTTGATATAAAGAGATTAAACTCCTATTTAGTGAtgctaattataatatttacgCATACTTATGTTGATGCTTTAATTGTTGAGCCTACTGATCTTTAGGTTAAGAAGGTTAAGCCACATGTGCTCCTAGGTTTGTCCGGTGTTGGTGGTATTTTCAATGAGGAGGTAATTACCTTCTACAGTTGCATTTCTGTCATGTCATATCCCTCTGTGACAtttattaaatagataaatgcAATGACATTTGAAAGCTTTGGTTACTGGATGAACTTTTCTCTAGCCGAGTTCTTAATATTAATAGTTGAGATTCAGCTCAGGTGCTTAAGGCAATGAGAGAATCCGTATCAACAAAACCTGCTATCTTTGCCATGTCTAATCCCACCATGAATGGTTTGTTTATAGTTATGCAAAGTTCATTAAGCATTCACATTTCaataataatgtttttgtttttcattttgtcATTTTTGTGTGTACTATGGGGACAGCTGAGTGCACTGCTATTGATGCTTTTAATCATGCTGGGGAACATATAGTGTTTGCAAGTGGAAGCCCTTTCGAAAATGTAGATTTTGGTAATTACCTCTTTCATTGGTTTTGatgtatcttgttcagatttTCATTAGCTGTTgtttttctataattattaaaattatgtgCAGGTAATGGGAATGTAGGCCATGTAAATCAAGCAAATAATATGTACCTTTTCCCAGGGTAGGCATACTTTTTTGGATTATATATACTTAAAATTGAATAACTGGCGTAACAGTTGTTTTAACCTTCACATTTCAGAATTGGTTTGGGAACACTTCTGTCAGGTGCTCATCTTATTACAGATGGAATGTTGCAGGCAGCTGCTGAATGGTATGATGTTAATTTGGagaattgtttatttttatttattaaaagctATTAGAACTAAGAATAAAATTCATGGAGGTTTGGCAAAATATCTTTACATTTATCGAGTCTTATCATAATAGAATTGAATAGGATGCCATGACTTCCAACTCTTTGAGCAGTTTGTCTTTGTTTTATGTGTTGCTGAATATTTATACCTGCTCTCTATAGTTCTTTGAAATCTATTCTATGTGATTCATTGTTTTGATATTTTCTCACAAAGAAGTACATGCGCACTATATAGTTAGAGTAccttttttcttaatatattttttagagtgCTGGAAATGAATGTTGTTATCTAGGGTACCAAAGGATGTTTTGGAATGCTGGAAATGAATGTTGTGCCAACATAATTAAGATGCTACTCCACATTGTGATGCCTTTGCATTCCAaagatttatataaaaaaataactctaCATGGCAGGCCCATGCATTCACCATAGGTTTTACAGCAGTTCTTATCATTAAGTGAATTTCTTATGCAAGGCATATGATGAAAATTTCATTACTAATTTCATTGGGTTAACTTGCACAatcctattttatttttccattcATGGCGAGATGTCACTTGATGCATATTGTCATATAAATTACTAACATTTCACATTGTCTTTCTAACAGCCTTGCTTCATACATGGCTGAAGAAGATATCTTATGCATCTTGTCATAtaaattactaacattccatgttgTCTTTCTAACAGCCTTGCTTCATACATGTCTGAAGAAGATATCTTAAAAGGAATTCTATATCCGTCCGTTGATAGGTAATATTCCCTTTTCCatctgatttatttatttattttgattttgattttttttcttagctCTTCTTTTCTTGTCTCTTTTATAATGAACAGAACAAAtgaagtttcaattttttaatgaaattaagaTGTGGTTTTCTGAATGTGAACTATGATTTAGATGCCAAAGTTTGATGCCATAAATCTAACAATATAGGTGTTGATCCAACCACAATCTCTTGTCTAAGATATGCAGTCGTTTCCCAAATGTAATAGCTTCAGATACGGTTACAAAGATGTGTACTCAACAAATTTCTTAGAagaatataaacaattttgttgaTTTGGCTGTTTGTTGAGAAGCTTAATAGTTCTCAGTAGTTGAAATTATGGCCAATTGTCAGTAGTTGAAATTATGGCCTTCTCTTATTAATGCTACTTTGCTTGCTGCAGCATACGAGATGTTACAGCAGAGGTTGGAGCTGCTGTGCTTCGAgcagcagttgaagaagatctggCAGAGGGACAAGGTGATGTAGGGCCAAGAGAACTTGCACACATGTCAAAAGTATGCAGCTTTTCCTGATTACTCAATATTTTAATGTGTTAAAAATTCTGGTAGAATGGACTGTTATGTTATAAGTTTTCATGCTATCATTGTAGAGTGTGTTAACATGTGAAGCAGGAANNNNNNNNNNCAGGAATGAGCCCCTCCATTCACATGATAACATTTTGCCACTGCTAACTGGTGGTTATTGTTGCAGGAGGAGACGGTGGAGTATGTCCGACGCAATATGTGGTTCCCTGTTTATTCTCCTCTTGTTCATGAAAAGTAGTATCATAAGCTAAGGTACAACTCAAGACCTAGCCGATCAACATTTCAACATGTTGCGACCAAGCCTTTTAGGTATATGGTTTCTAATCTAATGTTCTTAATTGATAACTAGCAAAGTTGAGTTTTGAAGGGCACTTAGCaaagagggaacatatgtctccATTCGTTTCGGCCGTGAATTATGTGTATCAGTATTTGAATTTGACTTATTTAAGTTCCATGTATGTTATAGTGTGTATGATGGAGACATTTATTAGTAGTTTTATGTAATGTTGATGATCACTCGTTTAAACTATTTATAAGTTCACTGTCGGCAATTTTTGTACAATGCTGGCAAGGCTATGGTAAAGTTTACCACCTTGAGTGACACAGAGCCCATTTTGTAATTGTATTATTCTTTTTCAGTCCTTTAATTTTGTTGTCAGGATTTTCTACATTTATGCAGTAGGACATCGGTAATCGTTTCATCGAGATTAGACAATCTAGATTCAAGTTcagtatttttaattataaaatcaaaataaaatttgcaACCATATTATCTCGATCGAACAGTCCAAAAGTTCTTGAGTACGTGAATTTTGGATTTCTTAACTTTGAAAAATCCAAATTCAAAAGTGACTCGTGCCCCTAAAATCCTATTTGGCTAGCAATATTCGAAGGTTGTGTGCGCTGGTGTGGTGGTTGACCCTCAATGTTGTATAAGCCAAGCCACAATTggataaaacatattttttactgTTAGGGATCTCCACAGATTTTGATTGAATGTCCCAACCCATGAATGTAGGATTTTGGGCATCATTTTCAAACGATTGATAAAGAGTGCCATGTCTTTAATGCTTATGAGGAGCATTGATAAATAACGCAAGACAATATTTCAATATTACGAgggatattattttgttaattagcATAAGATATCTAATATTTTGGGATTGACCCTAGTTGTTGGAGTCTTACTAATTATTTTCCTCTTACAAACCTCATACTTCTAAACAAAGCAATTGTGATATTTTCATTTGAAAACCGTATGTCTCCCATTGTTATTTCTTATTAGgttcaaaatattattcttcTTTATATTGAAATTCTCACACCGAAAATAGTAAAAATCTAACCATGAGCATAAATTATTTCTTGCATAGgtgattctctttctttttccttcataaaaataaaagaagaagcTCGATAGACAAATAGTCAGGGAAATGAACACAAAAACCCGATTAGGAATCATGTTAACCCATCTCCCTTTTTCACTTGAGGTTGCTCAAACAAAACTATCAAAAAGCTCTCGAACACTGAATATCGAGAGGTACAACAAAAACAGAACCCTAAAAAAGGCCTCACTCTCTTcaattcttgaatgattgtaGTATGTAAAGTTTTCAAAATCGCGAGTTAACTCGTAAAATCAGACAATTCTAAAAGTTTAAATAGCAAATTTGAGTTAATTCGTTTGTAAGAAAAACCAAAATTGTTACCAAATTTAATCAGTTGAAATTCTGAGCCAACTCCCCAAACTCGTGTATACTCGAACATGTTCACTAAATTTGCTAATTAAACTCACCTCAAGAGTTAAAACCACTTACTAAGAAAGAACAAATCGCTATTCAAAGATACTTTTCCTTTTTGCCTTTGTGGCCTCTTCATCCAAATGACAATTGTAATGCCCATCCACCATAAATTGTTACCAAATTTAATCAGTTGAAATTCTGAGCCAACTCCCCAAACTCGTGTATACTCGAACATGTTCACTAAATTTGCTAATTAAACTCACCTCAAGAGTTAAAACCACTTACTAAGAAAGAACAAATCGCTATTCAAAGATACTTTTCCTTTTTGCCTTTGTGGCCTCTTCATCCAAATGACAATTGTAATGCCCATCCACCATAAATTTACTGATCCTTTGTCTTCCATGAGGGACCCAGCCACCATCA contains:
- the LOC101498557 gene encoding NAD-dependent malic enzyme 59 kDa isoform, mitochondrial, with the protein product MWKFARFVSACQLSRSRRFSTVIPGPCIVHKRGADILHDPWFNKDTGFPLTERDRLGLRGLLPPRVISFEQQYDRFMDSYRSLEKNTHGQSDKVVSLAKWRILNRLHDRNETLYYRVLIDNIKEFAPIIYTPTVGLVCQNYSGLFRRPRGMYFSAKDKGEMMSMIYNWPAKEVDMIVLTDGSRILGLGDLGVQGIGIPIGKLDVYVAAAGINPQRILPVMLDVGTNNQTLLGDRLYLGLRQPRLEGEEYLSIVDEFMEAVHARWPKAIVQFEDFQMKWAFETLKRYNKRFCMFNDDIQGTAGVALAGLLGTVRSQGRPLSDFVNQKIVVAGAGSAGLGVLKMAINAVAKISGCSETAAKSQFFLIDKNGLVTTERNNLDPAAAPFAQNPRDIDGLTEGASIVEVVKKVKPHVLLGLSGVGGIFNEEVLKAMRESVSTKPAIFAMSNPTMNAECTAIDAFNHAGEHIVFASGSPFENVDFGNGNVGHVNQANNMYLFPGIGLGTLLSGAHLITDGMLQAAAECLASYMSEEDILKGILYPSVDSIRDVTAEVGAAVLRAAVEEDLAEGQGDVGPRELAHMSKEETVEYVRRNMWFPVYSPLVHEK